In one window of Ovis aries strain OAR_USU_Benz2616 breed Rambouillet chromosome 3, ARS-UI_Ramb_v3.0, whole genome shotgun sequence DNA:
- the LOC121819174 gene encoding keratin, type II cuticular Hb3-like, protein MSCLSSRVCIPRGVRAFSCVSACGPRPGRCCITAAPYRGISCYRGLTGGFGSRSVCGAFRAGSCGRSFGYRSGGVGGLSPPCITTVSVNESLLTPLNLEIDPNAQCVKQEEKEQIKCLNNRFAAFIDKVSLLDHTLPEPSLPGWALKG, encoded by the coding sequence ATGTCCTGCCTCTCATCGCGCGTTTGCATCCCCCGCGGGGTCCGAGCCTTCAGCTGCGTCTCCGCCTGCGGACCCCGGCCCGGCCGCTGCTGCATCACGGCCGCCCCCTACCGCGGCATCTCCTGCTACCGCGGCCTCACCGGGGGCTTCGGCAGCCGCAGCGTCTGCGGGGCCTTCCGTGCCGGCTCCTGCGGCCGCAGCTTCGGGTACCGCTCTGGCGGCGTGGGCGGCCTCAGCCCTCCCTGCATCACCACCGTGTCAGTCAATGAGAGCCTCCTCACGCCCCTCAACCTGGAGATCGACCCCAATGCGCAGTGCgtgaagcaagaggagaaggagcagaTCAAGTGTCTCAACAACAGGTTCGCTGCCTTCATCGACAAGGTGAGTCTCCTTGATCACACCCTTCCTGAGCCTTCCCTTCCTGGGTGGGCACTCAAGGGTTAG